The DNA segment AAAATTTTAAATATGAAAAGTCAAACTTAAAACTCTGAAGTATGGAGTGATGCTGTGTTCCTGAAGTATCAAATTGGTTAGTTGGAGCAGTCCAATCATGCCAGCCTACTGTgtctttcaaaagagaattgaatGATTATCTGAAAGAAAATGCCATCCCAAGGCTACAGGGAAAAAGTGAGGGACTTGGACTGAGTGAGTTTtatttgcagagaattggaacacacatgatgggctaaatggcctccaacTTCTGTCTGGTTCTGTGTATCAGGGCACTGGCTGGCATGATTGGACTGCTCCAACTAACCAATTTGATACTTCAGGAACACAGCATCACTCCATACTTCAGAGCTTTAAATTTGACTTTTTATATTCCCTTTAACATTagtgagttttgaaaagatttgtagctcaggttgaggttctagatgtaggtttgctcactgagctggaaggttcattttcagatgtttcgtcaccatactaggtaacatcttcagtaagcagtgcttcattcggaggcttactgaagaggttacctagtatggtgacgaaatgtctgaaaatgagccttccagctcagtgagcaaacctacatgcaatccctttaacatttttacacaggTTGCATACACTAATACATCACAGCTGGAGGCTATGCACCCTAGAGCAACTGTGCGGGCTCAGTGGTGGATCTACCCATTTAATCTGAATCTATTTGGTGCCTCTCACAGAGAAAAGAAAATCTCCTCATCCCTATCTCTGATTTCCTTTGTCAATTGTCTTTGGAACTTAGTAATGGGGGAAGCCATTCATTACCTCAAACCTATTCTGTTACTCATCACTGAGATCATATTGACATTAGTATGATCATCAAATCTATATACCCATCAAAAGGAGGCAATGGCATAGTGTTAATGTCACTGGATCAGTCATTCAGAAACTCTGGTTCATGTTCTATAGTGATGGGTTCAAATACCAAaactggcagatgatggaatttggattttaaaaaaatggaactcatctgggtaataaatgttggcacaGCCAGgaacgcccacatcccatgaatgaataacggGTTCCATgcctcatatcccttaatacattTGGATAGCAAAATCAATCAGTTCTGTTCTATCTGGAGAAAAGTCATATCGGACTCGAAACTAGTCTTTACAGTGGAAAGTCTATAGCAGCTGAAATCATATTTAGTGTACACGATGATGATTGAGGATATCGAAGAACAATTATCACACCTCCAAGAAATTGCAGACAGAGTTCCCAAAGATAAGGTCCTTGGCCAAATTGCTATCATTTATCTTAAATGACCCACTTTCAAGAGGGAGCTAGGGCACATTTTAAGCACTTTGCAACAGCCAATTTGTTTGCAATACAAAATCTCCAATAATTATTTCAACAGCTCCAGGACACACTTGAACAAAAGGAGGAAGAACTTGCTAGGCTCCATGAGGAAAACAGCAAGCTGAGAGAATACCTGAACTCCACTTACGTTAAATCCTTGGAGGACAAGGCCAGGGTATGTAGTTGTCAAAATGCATCCATGCCGGTAGGACCTATGAGTACTATATCAGATATCCCTAAATATAAGAAGATGTTAGTTTCTGGTGATTTACTTATGTTCAGCTATAACTTATCAGCACTGGGACTTAGTGTTTGTGAAGGTATTCCCAGATTACCAACAGCACAGATTGAATGTAAAAgcttctctacactgtcccatcaaacactccctagGGCAGTTACATTACAGGGTTAGACACAGATAAAGCTGTCAACATTAGTCTATATATGTGATGTAGTTATTGTAACATAAGGAAATTGGCACTAATCTGTTGATGTGGAAGTTTAGCCATACTGATCTTGGCATCTTAGTCATCTGATTGACGAATCTAATAAGCCTGTTTGGAGTAGTTTAATGTTGTGGGTTCGGATCCATTAGGGATTGGGTTGTGAGTGTACCAAACATACCTGACTATTATTATTGGCAATGAATGTATTTTGGTGTCAGCTGTGTCTCACTATTCAGCACTCTTGACTTGAGGCcagaaggttgtgggttcaagtaTCACTTGAGGACATTGAAGCTGTTAATTTGGCAGTGGCATATCCAAGGAGAATATGCTGTGCTGTCCATGGTGCTGCCTTGTGGATGGGTTGTTAAACAAAAGCACCATCTGTCCTGTTGACTAGAtgtaaaaaaaacacaagagGATTTTACAGAAGAGCATGGTTTCCGAACCAATATTCATGCTAGAATCAACCTTCCTATAACCGATTATCTGGTCATTTCCCTATTGCTATCTGTGGAACCTTGTTGTTTATAAGTTATGTTCCCCATTTCCCAAATTATAACAGATCAAAAGTTCTTTGCTGGCAAAACACCACCAGACTTGAACATTCTAAAagtcctctttctcttcattaatATAAGATTTCCAAAGCAGCAAATAAAAACTCACCTTGTTTTCATTTTAACAGAAATTATTGATTCAAAATGGACAAAAGAATGGTGGGATTTCCAAATGTAAGAAGCGCCTGTTTCAGAAGCAGAACGAGGCTGGAGATTACTTTGCAGAGAAACCAGCAGCAGAGAGTCTCCCAAAGAGAGGACGAGGAAACCCAATCTGTAAAAATAAAAGTAGCTGCTATAACGCCCAAGATGATCATCATAATCCCTATGTCGAAACCTGGGTGCTCAAGACTTTAGGATTAAAAGATGCCAACACTATTGATGACAGTTCTTCAGCTAACTACAGTGCCATTATTTCTGAGACGTTGGTCGATTACAGCAGCGATCAACTGAAGGTGACCGAGTACAACACGGACTATGCAATTCCAGCAGACTACAGCCAGGATCCTGCAGCCGCAGGGAACTTCTTTGCCAGTCCCTGCCCACTGGAGACTTGCTGCACAAACGAGCTCTCTCCCCGCCCCCATTATTCAGCACCGCCTCGCCCGATCCACGCACTTTACCAGCCCACTGAACCGCCCTTTCAGG comes from the Chiloscyllium punctatum isolate Juve2018m chromosome 6, sChiPun1.3, whole genome shotgun sequence genome and includes:
- the gmnc gene encoding geminin coiled-coil domain-containing protein 1 isoform X1, whose translation is MNTILSCQDQCFVGDQHYEYSSSLATSASVDISMETWYSQWPGGILDNSRSSQRETQPQDYFLEYDTSVQDDFMWTGHLSSQLHKNKQLQDTLEQKEEELARLHEENSKLREYLNSTYVKSLEDKARKLLIQNGQKNGGISKCKKRLFQKQNEAGDYFAEKPAAESLPKRGRGNPICKNKSSCYNAQDDHHNPYVETWVLKTLGLKDANTIDDSSSANYSAIISETLVDYSSDQLKVTEYNTDYAIPADYSQDPAAAGNFFASPCPLETCCTNELSPRPHYSAPPRPIHALYQPTEPPFQACKAAPNKTDVAFSTSLNPHRNVKTHTFCQGQAFVQRDGEGGWRFTWVPSQAD
- the gmnc gene encoding geminin coiled-coil domain-containing protein 1 isoform X2, which gives rise to METWYSQWPGGILDNSRSSQRETQPQDYFLEYDTSVQDDFMWTGHLSSQLHKNKQLQDTLEQKEEELARLHEENSKLREYLNSTYVKSLEDKARKLLIQNGQKNGGISKCKKRLFQKQNEAGDYFAEKPAAESLPKRGRGNPICKNKSSCYNAQDDHHNPYVETWVLKTLGLKDANTIDDSSSANYSAIISETLVDYSSDQLKVTEYNTDYAIPADYSQDPAAAGNFFASPCPLETCCTNELSPRPHYSAPPRPIHALYQPTEPPFQACKAAPNKTDVAFSTSLNPHRNVKTHTFCQGQAFVQRDGEGGWRFTWVPSQAD